The Ascochyta rabiei chromosome 5, complete sequence genome has a segment encoding these proteins:
- a CDS encoding Mitochondrial distribution and morphology protein 12, with amino-acid sequence MSININWDTITGGADGSARAEKIRAFIHDRFQQVTLPRFIRSVHVHSFDFGSVPPGIEIKDICDPLPDFYEEDEDCSDEEGAVDAVDNPNDVGEVSNQQPKHSTKDRRMRDANKEASHTEDRSSRQPSTAPSYLNGRPTVFRHPNEQLGFPRVSTPGIPGGTSNLNYFHLPLSAGLSGATTPLAAVAGAQIQGWLDNPYGRPRTPTNKRLHHAASMNSLTLTPQSNPDPSTRPSSQHKYDDERRNSLAESTGSSSQQDYERTPSASPPRMQEKSPEDLQVVTHVQYSGDIKMSLTAEILLDYPMPSFVGIPLKLNITGLTFDGVAILAYIKKRAHFCFLSPDDADALVGRESLQADSQGHGSTLAQRLKIGGLLENIKVESEIGGQGSGKQVLKNVGKVESFVLEQVRRIFEDEFVYPSFWTFLV; translated from the coding sequence ATGTCAATCAATATCAACTGGGACACGATTACGGGCGGTGCAGATGGCTCCGCTCGCGCAGAAAAGATACGTGCGTTCATTCACGACAGATTTCAACAGGTGACGTTGCCGAGGTTCATCCGCTCTGTCCATGTTCACTCGTTCGACTTTGGCAGCGTGCCTCCAGGGATCGAGATCAAGGACATCTGCGACCCCCTGCCAGATTTCtacgaagaagacgaggacTGCTCTGATGAGGAAGGTGCCGTTGATGCCGTTGATAACCCGAATGACGTCGGTGAAGTCTCTAATCAACAACCGAAGCATTCGACAAAGGACCGGCGAATGAGAGATGCAAACAAAGAGGCCTCTCACACCGAAGACCGAAGTTCCAGACAACCAAGCACAGCGCCATCTTATCTCAACGGAAGACCAACTGTGTTTCGACACCCCAATGAACAGTTAGGGTTTCCACGAGTCTCTACCCCAGGCATACCCGGCGGTACTTCCAACCTCAACTATTTCCACCTGCCCTTGAGTGCAGGTCTCTCTGGTGCCACGACACCCTTAGCCGCTGTAGCTGGTGCACAGATCCAGGGCTGGCTTGACAATCCTTATGGTCGGCCTAGGACACCAACCAACAAGCGTCTTCATCATGCTGCTTCAATGAACTCGTTGACGTTGACGCCACAATCGAATCCAGATCCCAGCACCCGACCCTCATCGCAGCATAAGTACGACGACGAAAGGAGAAACTCCCTTGCCGAATCCACTGGCTCATCTTCACAGCAAGACTACGAAAGAACCCCATCGGCGTCACCACCCCGCATGCAGGAGAAAAGCCCCGAAGACCTTCAGGTTGTGACACATGTGCAGTACTCTGGAGATATCAAGATGTCATTAACCGCTGAGATTCTCTTGGACTACCCGATGCCAAGCTTCGTAGGCATTCCGCTGAAGCTCAACATCACTGGGCTTACATTCGACGGTGTTGCTATTCTTGCGTACATCAAGAAGAGAGCTCACTTTTGCTTCCTCTCACCCGACGATGCAGATGCGCTGGTCGGCCGCGAATCTCTCCAAGCAGATTCGCAGGGACATGGGTCAACCCTTGCGCAGCGACTGAAGATTGGCGGTCTGCTCGAGAACATCAAAGTGGAGAGCGAGATCGGGGGTCAAGGCAGCGGTAAACAGGTGCTCAAGAACGTAGGAAAGGTGGAGTCATTTGTCCTAGAACAGGTCAGGCGCATCTTCGAAGACGAATTTGTCTACCCAAGCTTTTGGACATTCCTTGTTTGA
- a CDS encoding Catalase, with amino-acid sequence MASSILGNLTEKAKNMTGEQNKKIAQLSADTKDVHDESHRITSDYGVKQNDTDHWLAAVSEDKQGPQLLEDPFGREKIHRFDHERIPERVVHARGAGAFGKFTLNESAADVSKAGILTDTSRETPVFVRFSTVLGSRGSADTVRDVRGFAVKFYTEEGNWDLVGNNIPVFFIQDAMKFPDVIHAGKPEPDSEIPQAQSAHNNFWDFQYLHPETTHMHLWTMSDRSIPRSYRMMQGFGVNTFTLVNDKGERHFVKFHFTPELGVHSFVWDEALKIAGQDPDFHRKDLWQAIEAGSYPKWKFGIQTIKEGEEDQFDFDILDATKLWPEELVPIRYIGQLELNRNPDEYFTQTEQVAFCTSHVVPGIGFSDDPLLQGRNFSYHDTQLSRLGVNWQELPINKPVCPVMNFNRDGAMRHTITKGKVNYWPNRYEKVPPATEQEGAYIDYPAKVAGIKQRLHSKKFKDHKNQAELFYNSMSEPEQSHIKAAFAFELDHCDDPVVYKRMIERIVEIDLELAQGVAEMVGADIPQEATRQKHNKKAKGLSQMDFLPSTPTIATRMVAILIADGYDKVAYNGIKAALTAQGALPFTISPRRNKIFAEGEDKTGDGVVADHHLEGQRSTMYDSIFIPGGEKSVATLSKSGRAIHWVREAFGHLKAIGATGEGVAFVKQCVELPEMEFSTSTDVKNSYGVVTAAKVSPDGFTEAVKMAKEAADFVGQYTYAISCHKNFEREIAGLSTLVAY; translated from the exons ATGGCATCCTCAATCCTTGGAAATCTCACCGAAAAGGCCAAGAACATGACTGGCGAACAGAACAAGAAAATTGCTCAATTGAGCGCAGATACCAAAGACGTTCACGATGAGAGCCACAGGATAACAAGTGACTACGGTGTCAAGCAGAACGACACTGACCACTGGCTGGCCGCTGTCAGCGAGGACAAGCAGGGCCCTCAGCTTCTGGAGGATCCTTTCGGTCGCGAGAAG ATCCACCGCTTCGACCACGAGCGTATCCCCGAGCGAGTTGTCCACGCACGAGGCGCTGGTGCCTTCGGAAAGTTTACCCTCAACGAGTCCGCGGCAGACGTCAGCAAGGCTGGCATTCTGACTGACACCTCCCGCGAGACCCCAGTCTTCGTTCGATTCTCCACCGTTCTTGGAAGCCGTGGTTCAGCAGACACAGTCCGTGATGTTCGTGGATTCGCTGTCAAATTCTACACTGAGGAAGGTAACTGGGACCTTGTGGGTAATAACATACCTGTATTCTTTATCCAGGATGCCATGAAGTTTCCTGACGTGATTCATGCTGGCAAGCCTGAGCCTGACTCTGAGATTCCTCAGGCTCAGTCCGCACATAAC AACTTCTGGGATTTCCAATATCTTCATCCCGAGACCACTCACATGCACCTCTGGACCATGTCTGACCGCTCTATTCCTCGATCGTACCGTATGATGCAGGGTTTCGGCGTCAATACCTTCACGCTTGTGAATGACAAGGGCGAGAGGCACTTTGTCAAGTTTCACTTCACTCCCGAGCTGGGTGTTCACAGTTTTGTCTGGGATGAGGCCCTCAAGATTGCTGGACAGGACCCTGATTTCCATCGCAAGGATCTGTGGCAAGCCATCGAGGCTGGCTCCTACCCCAAGTGGAAGTTCGGTATTCAGACCATCAAAGAGGGCGAGGAGGACCAGTTTGATTTTGACATCCTCGACGCTACGAAGCTCTGGCCTGAGGAACTAGTCCCCATCAGATACATTGGTCAACTTGAGCTGAACAGGAACCCTGACGAATACTTCACACAGACGGAGCAGGTTGCGTTCTGCACATCACACGTTGTTCCCGGCATCGGCTTCAGTGACGACCCGCTTCTGCAAGGCCGCAACTTCTCTTATCACGACACTCAGCTGTCGCGACTGGGAGTTAACTGGCAGGAGCTTCCTATCAACAAGCCTGTGTGCCCCGTCATGAACTTCAACCGCGACGGTGCCATGCGCCATACCATCACAAAAGGCAAGGTCAACTACTGGCCCAACCGTTACGAGAAGGTACCACCTGCTACTGAGCAGGAGGGTGCTTATATTGATTACCCAGCTAAGGTTGCGGGTATCAAGCAGCGTCTTCACAGTAAGAAGTTCAAGGATCACAAAAACCAGGCTGAGCTGTTCTACAACTCCATGTCGGAGCCCGAGCAGAGCCATATCAAGGCTGCTTTCGCTTTCGAGCTCGACCACTGCGACGACCCTGTAGTCTACAAGCGTATGATTGAGCGTATTGTCGAGATCGATCTTGAGCTGGCGCAGGGCGTCGCTGAGATGGTCGGTGCCGACATTCCTCAAGAGGCTACTCGTCAGAAGCACAACAAGAAAGCCAAGGGCTTGTCTCAGATGGACTTCTTGCCAAGTACACCTACCATTGCTACGCGCATGGTTGCCATTCTGATCGCGGACGGCTACGACAAGGTCGCATACAACGGCATCAAGGCAGCCTTGACTGCTCAGGGTGCTTTGCCGTTCACCATCAGCCCAAGGAGGAACAAGATCTTTGCTGAAGGTGAGGACAAGACCGGTGATGGTGTTGTCGCTGACCATCACCTTGAGGGCCAGCGCTCAACCATGTACGATAGTATCTTTATCCCCGGTGGCGAGAAGTCTGTTGCTACCCTGAGCAAGAGTGGACGTGCTATTCACTGGGTCCGTGAAGCATTTGGTCACCTGAAGGCCATCGGTGCTACTGGCGAGGGTGTTGCTTTCGTCAAGCAGTGCGTGGAGCTTCCCGAGATGGAATTCT